From the Pseudophryne corroboree isolate aPseCor3 unplaced genomic scaffold, aPseCor3.hap2 scaffold_2354, whole genome shotgun sequence genome, the window ttagtcaAAGTAACTAGAGTTCCCAGACAGGAGTGCCAATACCTTGTGGGGCAACCTGCCTGTGCTATCCATCCGGGTGTACAGCATCCCACACATCACCTTTATGTCTTTCAAAATGCGGCATCCTCTGCACTGattatgccccagccacctttgttCGGTGTAGTGCCTGGAGGAGAGAAAAGTGCCCGATGAGATATTTTTCGCTTCGCAGAAAAGATGTATTACACGCCAGCCAGATCATGCCTGGTCTAGGTGAGCTGACAGGGGCTATTCCCGGCACTCTTCACAGCGCATAGGCTAGCAATGACAGTAAAGGGTTAGGGGAGACCTTGGAGTACTGGTGTGGTGCAGAGAGCCAGCTCGCCGCTCACCTCATGCCCTATAAAAGACTGTTTTTCTGCGCTAGGGAAACACAAGGTGAGAGCAGATTCCCCCGTACACTCAGACAGGGAAGAGTTTACACGGCTGCTCATTCCGCCAATGGGAGCACAGAACACCTCACTCTCGGCAGCCAATCACAGCACAGCCGGCAGTGTATATAAAAGACGTGAGTCAACACCGGGCGTTGTAGTATTATTGATTAAAGTTAAGTTCTGCAAACATGGCGGAAACTGCCCCCGTCGCCGCCGCCGCTGTTCCTCCATCAGAGGTcgcagccaaaaagaagaggcagccgaagAAAGCTGCTGGAAGAGCAAAGAAGAGCGGCAAGTCTTCTGGACCCAGCGTCTCCGAGCTGATCGTAAAAGCCGTGGCCGCCTCTAAAGAGCGCAGCGGGGTTTCTCTTgccgccctgaagaaggctctggctgccggaggctacgatgtggagaggaacaacAGCCGCATCAAAGTGGGGGTGAAAGGATTAGTGACCAAAGGAACTCTCACCCAGGTGAAAGGTACCGGCGCTTCCGGCTCCTTCAAGCTCAATAAGAAACAAGTGGAAAGCAAGAAGGCCGCCCAGAAGTCCCTGAAGCCCAAGAAACCTGCAGCGAAGAAAGTGGCCAAATCCCCGAAGAAGCCCAAGAAGGCTCCGAGTGCAGCCAAGACCCCGAAAAAGGTGAAGAAACCCGCTACAGCGGCTGctgccaaaagcccaaagaagcctaTAGCCGTGAAGCCTAAGAAGGCGGCCAAGAGTCCCgccaagaaggcggcgaagcccaaagctgccaagagtccggccaagaaggcAGCGAAGCCAAAAGCCACAAAAAGCCCGGCCAAGAAGGCAGCTAAGCCTAAGAAAGCTGCGGCCAAGAAGTGATTGTAAAGCCGCAGCCTCTCTTCCTTGTTATcccccaaaggctcttttcagagccacccaccctgtctcggcAGAGCTGTAGGCGCACGATGTGATCTATTGGGGGACTAAATAAAAACTGTAGTGAAGAAGTCGCTACATGTGGCAGAAATATCTAGTTTGTCCCTTACACATCAGTCCTAGAAACATAGCTCTTGATAGCAGGATatggaccacttggcccatctactctgccccaTGCAGTCACTGCATAAGTGGGATATGCAGGGGAGCGGGACTAAATGCAGTTATCTGTTAAATCTGCAGATAGATCGGGAACGTATACACTAAAGTGTCGGGTTCTTCTATCTCCAGCCGCCCGTAGTAGCTGAATGGTTGTTTTATGTGTACTTGGTCGTACAGTCTGGTGTAAGGAACAGCACCGCGTGTTCTGCACGCCATTCCCGGTGATGTACAGACTGCGAGGTACCCGGACAAGGTATAATtgtttgctacaaaaaaaaaatgcctCCCTTGAAAATACAGCCTGTTCCTATAGCTCGTTTCTGGATTAATGTAGGAGACCCTTAAATTAGTTAATTAACGTTCAAAGCCTGCAGGACCCCTCTATGGACTAGGCGGCGGGTGGCAGGCTGTGTGGTGCCCTGGATGATATGTAGTCCTGCAGCGCTTGGTGCCTCCTTTCCCGAGCCCCTTACCTCTCCCAGGCATTGTCCCCCCAAAAAATGAATTATGTAACCTGGCTGCTTTCATCAAATTTGCATATAAGCTGAGCTGCGCTGATTGGTAGAAGTAAGCATGTCCCCCTCCACCGATTGGTTTAAAGAAGAGCGGATACATTTTTCAAAAACTCCGCCGATAAGCTAAGCTGTAAGAGAACATGGATTTCCTAGTGAATACTTAGTTTGTCCTtcataaaaaaaacttgtgtccaaCAGCTTAGAACTAGTCAGCCACCGACAGTGTGTTGTGCCATCTTCGAAACAAAGGATCATGGCGGTACCTCTAGGACAAATCTACTCACGTCTCACCCACTGCAAGAATTCATAAACATTACACATTAGTAGTGGCCAGCTTGGGCATAAGCTCACTAAAATACTGGCCCGGTCCTTTCATCATCACTCCAAATAAAGACAGCAACCACTAGCGGTGTGCCTAATGTGAGGGAACGATTAAGTACTAGGACCCGGCTTATAGTCAGAGTACAGCACTACACAGAGACGTTGGGTTACAGATCTTTCGTAGAAGAGATGGGCGGCCCTGAAAAGGGCCTTTGTGTGCGGGTGATGGTATTAGATGCGCCTCGGTGTTTAGCCTCCGAAGCCATACAGAGTGCGGccctggcgcttgagagcatagaccacatccataGCGGTGACCGTCTTCCTCTTGGCGTGCTCGGTGTAGGTGACGGCGTCCCGGATCACGTTCTCCAGAAACACCTTCAGCACCCCGCGGGTCTCCTCGTAGATGAGGCCGGAGATACGCTTCACGCCTCCTCTCCGGGCAAGGCGGCGGATGGCAGGCTTGGTGATGCCCTGGATGTTGTCCCGCAGCACCTTCCTATGGCGCTTAGCGCCTCCTTTTCCGAGCCCCTTACCTCCTTTACCTCTTCCAGACATTATTCAATAGCTAACGACAAAGAAATATGAGGCAACCCATTTTCGGTTGCTCTTTAGAAAGAGGTAAGCGGACCTGATGGGTGACTGAGCACTTTGAGAGGCGGAGTCATGGCTATAATTAGATGTTAAAAAGTCACTGCCTTACCATCAGATTAGGGGCATAAGATGTATACGCAATATAAAGTTACACTTATCTAAGATCTTTTTTCCCATACAATTCCTGTACTTGGTACAACATAATATTCAACCTAAGATACAATGTAATATTATCCATACTGAGTCCCATTCTTAT encodes:
- the LOC135010492 gene encoding histone H4 — encoded protein: MSGRGKGGKGLGKGGAKRHRKVLRDNIQGITKPAIRRLARRGGVKRISGLIYEETRGVLKVFLENVIRDAVTYTEHAKRKTVTAMDVVYALKRQGRTLYGFGG
- the LOC135010491 gene encoding histone H1C-like; amino-acid sequence: MAETAPVAAAAVPPSEVAAKKKRQPKKAAGRAKKSGKSSGPSVSELIVKAVAASKERSGVSLAALKKALAAGGYDVERNNSRIKVGVKGLVTKGTLTQVKGTGASGSFKLNKKQVESKKAAQKSLKPKKPAAKKVAKSPKKPKKAPSAAKTPKKVKKPATAAAAKSPKKPIAVKPKKAAKSPAKKAAKPKAAKSPAKKAAKPKATKSPAKKAAKPKKAAAKK